One stretch of Rhipicephalus sanguineus isolate Rsan-2018 chromosome 10, BIME_Rsan_1.4, whole genome shotgun sequence DNA includes these proteins:
- the LOC119406337 gene encoding RING finger protein 151 → MTAMTYTLTGFAPFLELRRVTFLEPLPAVRVCSVCGMVPSCTALLPCCHVVCKGPCGRQVETDKRCPLDGRLVTAASIMQHNFEQSELEQLLVHCLNGADNCSFTCKLGELRGHVSECFSDIVECAKCRRQVRRDAAASHCRTCGGSATSTTGDVCGDVVEEVARMREDLEKLRGRVSEEDTVNAVVVNDVNSLAQRAVHLEAQLVSLVKENAKLKGPILAGSPDVMVATGPVPHFNRFAVVQ, encoded by the coding sequence ATGACTGCCATGACTTACACGTTGACGGGGTTTGCACCGTTTCTTGAGCTGAGACGTGTCACCTTCTTGGAGCCGCTGCCTGCTGTCCGAGTGTGCAGCGTCTGCGGCATGGTACCGTCCTGCACGGCGCTCCTGCCCTGCTGTCACGTCGTGTGCAAGGGGCCCTGTGGCCGCCAAGTCGAAACAGACAAGCGCTGCCCTTTGGACGGCCGCTTGGTCACCGCCGCCAGCATCATGCAGCACAACTTCGAGCAGTCCGAACTGGAGCAGCTCCTCGTCCATTGCCTCAACGGCGCCGACAACTGCAGCTTCACCTGCAAGCTGGGCGAACTTAGGGGACATGTCTCGGAGTGTTTCAGCGATATCGTCGAGTGCGCCAAGTGCAGGAGACAGGTGCGTCGCGACGCTGCGGCGAGCCACTGCCGGACGTGCGGCGGATCGGCGACCTCCACGACTGGAGACGTTTGCGGCGACGTCGTCGAAGAGGTTGCTCGCATGAGGGAAGACCTCGAGAAGCTGCGCGGACGGGTGTCCGAGGAAGACACGGTAAATGCCGTCGTCGTCAACGACGTGAACTCTCTCGCGCAACGCGCCGTGCACTTGGAGGCTCAGCTGGTCTCACTGGTGAAGGAAAACGCCAAATTGAAGGGCCCGATACTCGCAGGCTCTCCCGATGTGATGGTTGCAACCGGACCAGTGCCGCACTTCAACCGTTTCGCGGTAGTGCAATAA